One region of Malaclemys terrapin pileata isolate rMalTer1 unplaced genomic scaffold, rMalTer1.hap1 H_1, whole genome shotgun sequence genomic DNA includes:
- the LOC128829632 gene encoding uncharacterized protein LOC128829632, producing the protein MPPAPLRAPPEMCLRGAMLALCCVAAAAWLQVSVGPSPVRARPGQRVVLECLVGADYPPLELEQLQVRWRHEGRTVLEFAGAVRAARAGLSLAEDEVRNGNVSLVLQRVTASDSGEWTCYILYPPDQAQGSLTLRVADPTVPPNTCPLGVGAPRLRQLEEVIGGCVRSASELQRHLARLAAEVKECLGSPEAEESPPRAQAESANQTAQA; encoded by the exons atgcctcctgcccccctgcgcGCACCCCCAGAGATGTGTCTGCGTGGGGCcatgctggccctgtgctgcgtGGCAGCTG CGGCCTGGCTGCAGGTGTCGGTGGGCCCCTCGCCGGTGCGGGCGCGCCCCGGGCAGCGCGTGGTGCTGGAGTGCCTCGTCGGGGCCGACTACCCgcccctggagctggagcagctgcaggtgCGCTGGCGGCACGAGGGGCGCACGGTGCTGGAGTTCGCCGGGGCGGTGCGGGCGGCGCGGGCGGGACTCAGCCTGGCCGAGGACGAGGTGAGGAACGGGAACGTCTCGCTGGTGCTGCAGCGCGTCACCGCCAGCGACAGCGGGGAGTGGACCTGCTACATCCTCTACCCGCCCGACCAGGCCCAGGGCAGCCTCACCCTGCGCGTGGCAG ACCCGACGGTGCCCCCCAACACCTGCCCCCTGGGCGTGGGCGCCCCACGGCTGCGGCAGCTGGAGGAGGTGATCGGGGGCTGCGTCCGCTCGGCCAGCGAGCTCCAGCGGCACCTGGCCCGGCTGGCTGCCGAGGTGAAGGAGTGTCTGGGCAGCCCGGAGGCCGAGGAGAGCCCACCCCGGGCACAGGCTGAGAGCGCCAACCAGACGGCACAGGCGTGA